The genomic DNA TTTCATCAACTGTACTTACCGGCATGCTAATCCAGATGCCAACAGTATCACCATACAAAATTGTATTTATGACCTGGCTTGGTTTTGCATTGCCAACCACTGCCGGCAACATGATTTTTGGCGGAAGTCCCGAGGGATATGTTTGGCACAAAATAGTCATCAGTAGTGGCGAAATCTTAGTCCGACTGATGGTCGCTGCCTGGGTAATTAATGCAATCATAAGATAGTGGAGGTAGATTAATATGGCAAGTGTCATTACTCATTTTGAGGTATATGTAGACGACCTCGATAGGGCAAAGAATTTTTACAAAAACGTCTTTGGCTGGGCCTATCAAGATATGGGCGCAGACTTTAACGACTACGTGGTAGTTTATCCTGGAGGAGAAGTTACCGAAGGCCAAGCAAAGCTAGGCATCAACGGTGGAATGATGAAAAGATCTGGGCCGGCACCTTCTGACGACAAAGCTAGCCCAAATGCATATGTTTGTATGGTAACGATTGACGATATCGCCTCTAGCCTAGAACTAGTAAAACAGCACGGCGGACGAATCGATATGGATATCATGGACGTGCCGACTGTCGGCAAGTTAGCATACATTCGGGACACCGAGATGAATCTTGTCGGGGTGCTTCAGCCAGCCCCAGAAGGAATGTAGTGCAAAAAATAACTGCTAATCTATGGTTTAACGGCAATGCGCGCGAGGCGGTCGAATATTACACCTCGGTCTTTCCTAATAGCAAAATTACTGGCGGCAGCACATACCCAAACAGCCAAGAAGACGGTTTAGCCGACTTTCAGCTTGATCTAGCTGGTAAAGATTTAACAATCGACTTCTCATTAGATGGTCACGACTTTGTAGCAATTAATGCCGGGCCCGAATTTTCATTTAATGAGTCAGTCTCGTTCGCAGTCGCCTGCAAAGACCAAGCCGAAATAGATTATTATTGGTCAAAGCTATCGGCACACCCCGAAAACGAACAATGCGGTTGGTGCAAAGACAAGTACGGCCTAAGCTGGCAAATTGTTCCGGCCGACATAAGCGAACTCATGAAAAAGCCCGACGCTTTCAAAATCATGATGAACCAGAAAAAAATCGTTATTGCCAAATACTAGTAATCAGCGATACCTAATTGGGGCAAGCATTGATCTTACGACCAACAAGTTTATTTAGAATACATACTTTCATGACACCCGAAAGCATTAATAAAACACCTACCACCCCAAGTACCCACGCCCAATTCCCCTTTAGAACTACAACCGCCAAACACTCTACAAAAGCCCCAACAACAAGCCTAATCGTACGACCTGTTTTCCCGCTCGCAAAATCGACAAATTTTTCCACTTTAGAGCACCTCCTTAATGATTCAAGTATACTACATATATGACAGGTTCTGTGTTTGAGGAAATCCCCGGTATCGGTGCCTCACTGGCGTCGGATATCGAATCACTTGGCTATGCTTCTATCATCGACCTTCGTGGCGAAAGGGGGGGGGGGGGGGGGGGGGGTGGGGGGGGGGGGGGGGGGGGGGGGGGGGGGGGGGGGGGGGACGGTTAAAATGGTGGAACTGGAAAGATGATTTATGAAATACGTTGCGCTACTAAGAGGAATAAATGATAAAGGTTGGGGGGGGGGGGGGGGTTGCCCATCCAGACGAGTGGCTGAATGATACCGAACAGAAAAGCGATGTACTGTATTTATTCCCCGAAGTAGACTCACCGGACATAGTAGACAATATTGGTTACCGTCCAGAGTTTGAAACAATTCACTACATTCCGGGTGCGCTCATCTCAAATGTACCGCGCAAGTCCCAGCCCAAAAGCTGTCTCATTAAACTCGTCGGTACGCCGCAGTACCGGAGTATGACCATCCGTAATGTCACTACCGCACGAAAATTGGCGCAGTTGGTACAGGCTCAATGACAGCAGAAGATCTAAAAAGTGAGCTAAAGAAATGTGCAAGTGATATAGACGCTGCGAAATTGGGTTGGTTTTTCAAAACTGGCCCGGGCCAGTACGGCGAAGGCGACGTTTTTATTGGCGTGCGCGTGCCGCAAACCAGAAAGGTTTGCAAAGACTTTAAAAACCTCTCCGCTAACGAACTAAAAAAACTTTTGGCCAGCCCGTTTCACGAACACCGCCTAGCCGCCACAATCATTATGTCTGGTCAGTACAAAAAAGCTGACCCTACACTCAAACAACAATTATTCGACCTGTACCTTTCGGCCCTAGACCAAAACCAGATAAACAACTGGGATATTGTCGACACAAGCTGCGAGCACATCGTTGGAGCCTACGCTAAAGAGCATGGCGCACAAATTTTGTTTGAGCTTGCCCGGAGTGACAAACTCTGGCACAAACGAGTAGCGATAATCAGTTGTTTTGCCTGGGTGCGTAAAAAACAAGTTGGGCCAACCATCGAACTAGCCGAAATACTGTGGCCCGAAAAACATGATCTACTGCAAAAGGCGGTCGGCTGGATGCTGCGCGAAGTTGGTAAATACGTCGATGAGAGTTTGTTAACTGACTTTCTCGATCGTCACGCTCACGAAATGCCCCGCACCTGCCTTAGGTATGCAATCGAGAAACTTACACCACAGCAGAGAACATACTATATGAAAATGGGTAAATCATGAAAAAAACATACTTATCCGGTGGGTGCTCTTGGGGGTTGGAGGAGTTATTTCGTACGCAACCTGGTGTGGTCGATACTGAAGCCGGTTACACTGGTGGGCACAACCAAAATCCAACTTACAATTTTCACCCTGGGCATGCCGAGGCGCTAGCAATCACTTACGATGAAACCAAAACCGATCTCGAGCATTTGCTCGACTTTTTCTTTCGTATCCACGACCCAACAACCAAAAATCGTCAAGGTAATGACCTTGGCGAGTCGTATCGCTCGGCCATTTTTTATCAAGATGAAGACGAAAAACAGCGGGCCGAGCGGTTTATTGAAATAGTAAATAAGCGTGGCGATTGGGGTAGACCTGTGGTGACAACTCTAGAAAAATTCACTAAATTTTGGCCCGCCGAGGGCTACCATCAAGACTATCTGCAATCCAACCCCGGAGGCTACACCTGCCATTTTATTCGTAGTATCCCAAGTTTTTTGGAGTAGGCTAATTAAAGTTGTCGGTTGAAGGCCCGAAGGTGGTTTTCTGAGCCGGCACGTAGGCTGTCGAGAGTTGATATTACATCTTGATCAGTTGCGTTGGCTAATTGATTGGTAATGTCAGCAATATCTTTTTCCTCGACGGCGACACCAACTTTGTATGCATCTGTAGCACTTTGTTTACCTTGTGCAAGTAAGTCATCGTATAGTTTTTGCAACTCGGCGTTCTTAAACACACCAATTTCGGTTGATCTTGGGTCGGCAATCCCGCGAGCATTTAGCAGTGCAAGTACTTTTGATTGATGAGTCTGCTCGCTCTGAAGAATATTGCCAAAAACTTTTGCCCCCCAAAGTTCGTACATCTTAGTATAAATATCTTGCGCTAACTTCTCTTCTTCTATTAGATACACAAGTAGCTGTTCGGTTTTCTGTTTGTTGGCAGTTCCTTGTTCTATTGGCTCATCTGTTATTTGCGTAGGTGTGGCCGTACTGCTATTGGGCGTCAAATTCGTGGTTGACTTTTCCTTACTGCTAAGTCGCCAGCCGAAGTAACCACCAGCAAAAAGCAGGGCAAAAGACAGAACGATCAATCCAGCTTTATTAATTTTCATCTTTTTCATGATAATTATTCCTCCAAGTAGGAATATACCTAAGTCAACTTAAGATTTGCTTAATCTTGGCTGAAAAGTGTCTTTATTATCATAGACTACTCCTATCAATTGATAGTTTTATCAACTATAAAAACATTGTAATTCTGAAATAATAGGAGCATAATCAGTTCATATTTTAGGAGGATTTTTCGTGAAAAAGAAAATAAGTTACCTACTAGCGAGCCTAACGGTCTTATTAAGCCCTCTAGCACTTTTCGGCAAGGTCCACGCGGCAGCCGACACCTGTACCTGGACTGGCGCTGTTAATAACACCTGGAGCAATGGAGGCAACTGGTCGGGCTGTGACAACGGCGGTGTGCCAGAAAGTGGCGACTCGCTGATTTTTGCTTCCGGAGCGAGTAATACGAACCCTAATGTGAACGATATTGCAGGCTTGAACCTTGATAGCGTGCAGTTTAACGGCAGTGGTTATGTGGTGAGCGGCAACTCGATTAACCTGACGCCAACAGGTGCGCAGAGCCTGAGCATGTGGGGCTCAAACAACAACTGGGCCATTAGCACGACAGTCAACGGTAGTAGTGCGACCTATAGGAGTACAGGTACAGGGAATGCGGTGACAGGCCCAACAACGCTTAACCTAAATGTCGGACAAGACTTCAGCCTCTCGGCTGGTCCTGGCTCCGACTTAAACATGGCAGGGTCAATAAGCGGAAGCACGAACTACTTTGTTACATCGACATCAGGTGGAACGGTTCGCCTCGGAGGAGCTAACACCTTTACAACGACCAATCGAGCTACCCTCTTTGCGCATACCATTATCTGTGAGTCTGCAACTTGTCTTGGTGATGCGGGCAATCTTGTCGAGCTGCGTAATAATGCTGATCTTCGATTTGATACAGCAGCAACATTTGCCAACGACATTGAATTCTATGAGTCGACAGCGACGATCTCTACTCAAGATCAGACAGCAACAATCTCTGGGAACATTGCAATTTCGGGGGCGAGTGCGTCGGCAATCATTGAGCCTGGTGCGTCGGCATCACTTGTTTTGAACGGAACCATGAATCTGGGTACTGGTACTATGAACTTTGGCGGAAACGCTGAAGTAATCCAAAACGGAATTATTTCCGGCTCGGGTAATGTGATTAGTAATCATGCTCTTGTGCTTAGCAGCGCAAATACGTACGCTGGTTCGACACTGGCAAATCCAGGTGGTCGCATAGTAGCGCTCAATGATAGTTCACTAGGGACTACCGCTGGAGATACCTATATAGATAGTGGGGCGTCGCTTACGTTTGAGAGTATTGCCGGCGATATAACGATAGACGAAGATATTTCTGTAAATGGTGCAGGCGATACAGGCATTGACGGCGCTATCTATATTTACGATACGTCTAATAGTGTGACTTTGACAGGTAACATTACGCTTAATGGCGACACAACTTTTGGTAACGGTCTTGCAGGTAGCTCGGTGCTAAGGCTTGCCGGCGTGATATCTGGTACGGCCAATATGACATTTACTGGGGTCACTGGCGCAGCAGGATTTGACATGAGCGGTGCATCAGCCAACACCTATGTTGGTACAGTCACTGTCACAGGAGCCCGATTATTTCCCGCAAAAGCAGCAAACGTAACGGCAATTACGGGTGATTTAGTTATTGCTGGCGATGGTACTGATGATGGTCATGTTGAGACATCGTTTAGTCAAAGTATTGCCGATACATCACACATCACACTCACAAATAACGGCAGTTCAAAGGGTGTATTAGCAATTGGCAGCGGCTCAACTGAAACTGTTGGCTATGTTACCGGCGATGGCGATATAACTATTGGTCATTCGGCAGCCCTCAATGTTGCATCAAATAGTGATTTCACCTTCGGGGGACGCATAGGACAATTTAGCAACTTTGTTTTGGACCAAACATTTTTCCGTAAAACCGGTAGTGGCATACTGACGCTGACTGGTTCTGTAGATAAAGACTCCTTCACAAGTGCAGTGCGACCCATTATTACGGTCGATGCTGGCTCGTTGGTGATGGGCAGCAGCTCAAACTATGATGAAGCCCGCTTCACCGTTTCAAACGGAACAGTGCTAAAAGGGACGGGAGTCGCGGGTGTAACTACGGTTGCTAATGGTGGTGCCGTAAACGTCGGTAACAGCCCTGGCTGTATGACCATGACGACACTTACACTTAACGCAGGTGCAGTCTTCACAGAAGAAATTGCAGGCACGACAGCGTGCACTCAATACGACCGAACCACAGTTACGGGCGCAGCGGTGCTTGGTAATGCTAGCTTGAATATTGTATCCACTGTTACACCGGCAGATGGTACTGTATTCACAATCCTAACAGCTACAAGTGTGTCAGGTACTTTTAACGGACTAGCAGATGGGGCTGTAGTTACAGTGAGCGGCGTTTCTTATCGCATTAACTATACTGCTACTGCCGTAACGCTTACCAAGTTGTCTGGTACTCTTGCGAGCACCGGCTCAAACAATCCATTAACTGCAACTAGTTTTGGTTTTTTGTTGAGTGGCTTGGCAATTGCGCTTAATCTTGTTTATCGTAGGAAGACAGCTCGAAGTCTGGCAAGAAATTAAATATTTCTACTGTCATACGCCCAGTGAAGTAGAGCTTGTCTTTGCCGGCGACGGCAAAGCTGGTCGCCAGGCACACAGCTAGCTTGAACCTGCGCTAGGTGACGAGACATTTGCCGCCAACGATTTATTTGACGTGTATCTTCCTTTGGTAATCGCCGCCCCATAAAGTACCTGCAGTACCACTGAAACCAGCCTCGTGGATCCTCTGGACTGATCCAGCCATTAGCTTGCCACTGCTGTCGGGTTTGTGAGGCGTCGATATCAAAGTAGTTTAGGTGTGAATCATGCCCATAATTTGACAGTTTGGCATTCTTGAACCAGCTGGCAGGATACTCTTCTATCTCACCTTCAAAGTAGTTGCCGCCAAAGACACCTAGTTCTAACATTTGTCGGGGCGTTAACTGCGGCTTAAAATCTAGCTGGCCAACTGCCGCAGTAAGCTTGTAGCAGTAGCCTGGCTGTAGTGGGTCGTTTGATGTGATGGTCATTTAACAAATGGTATGAGCGGCGCGGTTTTGGCTTTATAATCCTTCCAGCCCGGGCGCTTGCTTGAGCTTTTTTCGGCTAGTGGTAGGCCAGAGATAAAAACAATCAGGTATGTAATAAAAGCAGCCCCGCCAATCCCAACCCAGCCGTGGGCCGTACCCAGAGACATAACTGAAATTCCCCACCACATAGTGATTTCGCCGAAGTAATTTGGATGACGCGTAATGCTCCATAGACCACTAGTCATAAGCCTACCGTGGTTGCTTGGCTTTGATAAAAATTGTTTAAGTTGCCAGTCACCAATTGACTCAAAGGCAAAACCCTTTAGCCATATGATAAGCCCTAATGTAGTCCAAATTGTCCAATTAGCATCACTGGCCAGAGTTATGTGAATTACAGCAATGCCTACTATCAGTGCCAAGGCCGCCTGCGTTAGGTATAGTCTTAGATAAACTCGCCACGCTTTTTGGTCTGGCCAATCGCTCATTAGTTCGGTGTAACGGCGATCTTGAATGCTAGATCTTTGCAAGCGCCGGCTGATGTGCCAAAAAAGTCGGAACCCCCAGATGCTTGCTAGAGCACAAACTAAAAGCTGTGGGTCGAACTGGCTGATTGTACCTTTCTGCAAAAAGAACCCAGTCCAGGCAATGGCAATAAAAGATAGGCCCCAACCAGCGTCAATGTAGTCGTAACGCTTATTGCGGTTAGCTACCAAGAATACTGCACTCATGACAACTACTGCGCTCAAAAAACAGACCGCCATTCTGCCAAGCAAGCTTCCAAGCATGTTATTAATCATCAGAGTATAAAAACAAGCGCCAAGATAAATGACAAAAAACCCAACAAAAGCTCTTTTTATCATCTATTTAGCACCGTAAATGCTAGGCCTGCTACAGTCGCTGTGAGTAGTGTTCCCCAGATAAGATCTACGATCACTACTGTGCTAGTGAAGCCTTTTAAAGTGGCTAGGTTAGTTAGGTCATAGGTTGCATAAGCAGCAAAGCCAAAAACAGCGCCGTATTTCACAGCGTGAGACAGAGAGCTCTTTTCAATTGCTGGGTTGATAACCAGCAGAACAATCCCAATAACGTAGATTATATAAAATAGTAGTGCCGCTAACATGTTAGGGTTTTCGAGCAGCAGGCCACCAATCTGTGATCGGTAAAATTTCTTGGCGATCACACTCAGCCATACCGCATCAAACGCACCCATTATTACACCCGTTACAACAAAATTTTTAACAAAGTCCATGCTTACTCCTTCTAAGAGTATTGTACAGTAATCGGACGTAATTTTGGCAAGCTGTGGCTAGTTGATCGTATTGCTGGGAGCTGTAGTCGGGTTTGTAGATGGGGCCTGTGTAGGCACTTGACGAGTATTGTATCGTAAGCCGCCCCTTGGGCCATCAAAATTATTTGGATCTCGATCAAACATCATATTTCTGCTTTGCATCCGTCCCCTCATAACGTCGTGATGGTCGTTAAATCCAGTTTCTCGTCCGGCCCAGAAACTTATAGCACAGAGTGCTATAAGCGCGAGCGTGCCGACAATTAGTTTGCTGTTGCCGTTGATTGCATTGGCAGCAAGACTCGTCTCAATCCTTTTAGTCGAGCTGATCGGCGAGCTCAAAGCCTCTTCATCGATTATCTCTTCTGTCGTAATGACTTTTTTAGCCATATTTTATTCCTTTACTGAATTATTTATAAACTCAAGGTACAAAATAAAACTTAAAATTAGCTTGGAGTTGCGGGCTAGTTTCATGGCAATGGTTATAAAACTTTAGATTATATGGGGAGTAATATCGTTTCTATCTCAGGTAGGCTCGAAACGATATTTGTTGCAATGGATTCTAGTTTTGAATTTTTAAACGTGATCGAAACTCCGCATTTTTCAAACAGGGGCTTGTCGTTTGCCCCATCTGCGACAACTGCCATTTCACTTGGATCAATGCCGGAATCTCTAGCTAAGTCTTGTAACTGTTTTTGTTTCAGCTTTTCTTCTTCATCATGGTAGGTGAAGCTTACAAACGTACCGTTTTTGTCAAAAACAACATCTGCTCCAGAATACTTATAGTCGATGCCACCTAGATTACTAGTGATACTGTGCACTACTTCATCTGGCGCCCCAGAAATTAGTGCAATCCTGTAGCCAGCTTCTTTTAGGGTTTTTACAATTTTTCTTGCACCCGGCTTCCAAGTGTAGCTGTTGCAAACTTCTAGGTATTTATCGAAATTGGCTTGTTTGTGACTTTTGAAGATTGCATTAACTTCTCTTACCCACTGGCTGTTTGAAAGTTCGCCTTTTTGGTTTGCAAGCCACAACCTTTCATCTTCTTCTCTGGTCATGCCAAACGCGGTGTTGAGTTTCTCCCATGAATTATCATCGATCAATGTGTGGTTTATATCGAAGATAACCAGCTTTATCTTAGCCATAAGTGTAGTATAGCAAATTGCTTGCGCTACGATAATTGTTATGTTATTATAACGCTATGAAAGTGAGCAACATGTCATTAAACATACGATCTCTGTTTGCTCATGTCTATTTTTACCACGGGGCTTAGTCAGCTAAGTCCTTATTTTTTTGCATAAAACCTATAATATTAACTTACAAAAGCCTTAGAAAGGGTTTTTTACTATGTCCGCAATTGGAATTTTAGGTGGTCTCGGGCCACAAGCAAGCGCAAAGCTTTTGGATCTAATAATACAAAAAAGATCGAAACAAGAAGGT from Candidatus Saccharibacteria bacterium includes the following:
- a CDS encoding DUF2202 domain-containing protein, giving the protein MKKMKINKAGLIVLSFALLFAGGYFGWRLSSKEKSTTNLTPNSSTATPTQITDEPIEQGTANKQKTEQLLVYLIEEEKLAQDIYTKMYELWGAKVFGNILQSEQTHQSKVLALLNARGIADPRSTEIGVFKNAELQKLYDDLLAQGKQSATDAYKVGVAVEEKDIADITNQLANATDQDVISTLDSLRAGSENHLRAFNRQL
- a CDS encoding VOC family protein, translated to MASVITHFEVYVDDLDRAKNFYKNVFGWAYQDMGADFNDYVVVYPGGEVTEGQAKLGINGGMMKRSGPAPSDDKASPNAYVCMVTIDDIASSLELVKQHGGRIDMDIMDVPTVGKLAYIRDTEMNLVGVLQPAPEGM
- a CDS encoding DUF1761 domain-containing protein, whose amino-acid sequence is MEINWVAVLAATAVMFAVGAFWYMLPFAKIWGKIHGFDKLSKKEQQEMQAKMGPWYGAQLVFTVISSTVLTGMLIQMPTVSPYKIVFMTWLGFALPTTAGNMIFGGSPEGYVWHKIVISSGEILVRLMVAAWVINAIIR
- a CDS encoding VOC family protein gives rise to the protein MQKITANLWFNGNAREAVEYYTSVFPNSKITGGSTYPNSQEDGLADFQLDLAGKDLTIDFSLDGHDFVAINAGPEFSFNESVSFAVACKDQAEIDYYWSKLSAHPENEQCGWCKDKYGLSWQIVPADISELMKKPDAFKIMMNQKKIVIAKY
- a CDS encoding DUF2177 family protein; the protein is MDFVKNFVVTGVIMGAFDAVWLSVIAKKFYRSQIGGLLLENPNMLAALLFYIIYVIGIVLLVINPAIEKSSLSHAVKYGAVFGFAAYATYDLTNLATLKGFTSTVVIVDLIWGTLLTATVAGLAFTVLNR
- a CDS encoding DUF1295 domain-containing protein produces the protein MIKRAFVGFFVIYLGACFYTLMINNMLGSLLGRMAVCFLSAVVVMSAVFLVANRNKRYDYIDAGWGLSFIAIAWTGFFLQKGTISQFDPQLLVCALASIWGFRLFWHISRRLQRSSIQDRRYTELMSDWPDQKAWRVYLRLYLTQAALALIVGIAVIHITLASDANWTIWTTLGLIIWLKGFAFESIGDWQLKQFLSKPSNHGRLMTSGLWSITRHPNYFGEITMWWGISVMSLGTAHGWVGIGGAAFITYLIVFISGLPLAEKSSSKRPGWKDYKAKTAPLIPFVK
- a CDS encoding DNA alkylation repair protein, with protein sequence MTAEDLKSELKKCASDIDAAKLGWFFKTGPGQYGEGDVFIGVRVPQTRKVCKDFKNLSANELKKLLASPFHEHRLAATIIMSGQYKKADPTLKQQLFDLYLSALDQNQINNWDIVDTSCEHIVGAYAKEHGAQILFELARSDKLWHKRVAIISCFAWVRKKQVGPTIELAEILWPEKHDLLQKAVGWMLREVGKYVDESLLTDFLDRHAHEMPRTCLRYAIEKLTPQQRTYYMKMGKS
- the msrA gene encoding peptide-methionine (S)-S-oxide reductase MsrA, whose translation is MKKTYLSGGCSWGLEELFRTQPGVVDTEAGYTGGHNQNPTYNFHPGHAEALAITYDETKTDLEHLLDFFFRIHDPTTKNRQGNDLGESYRSAIFYQDEDEKQRAERFIEIVNKRGDWGRPVVTTLEKFTKFWPAEGYHQDYLQSNPGGYTCHFIRSIPSFLE
- a CDS encoding DUF2892 domain-containing protein — translated: MEKFVDFASGKTGRTIRLVVGAFVECLAVVVLKGNWAWVLGVVGVLLMLSGVMKVCILNKLVGRKINACPN
- a CDS encoding HAD family phosphatase, with amino-acid sequence MAKIKLVIFDINHTLIDDNSWEKLNTAFGMTREEDERLWLANQKGELSNSQWVREVNAIFKSHKQANFDKYLEVCNSYTWKPGARKIVKTLKEAGYRIALISGAPDEVVHSITSNLGGIDYKYSGADVVFDKNGTFVSFTYHDEEEKLKQKQLQDLARDSGIDPSEMAVVADGANDKPLFEKCGVSITFKNSKLESIATNIVSSLPEIETILLPI